A section of the Rossellomorea marisflavi genome encodes:
- a CDS encoding methyl-accepting chemotaxis protein, protein MRKILFTMMINSLLFLLCVGVCLVTIYKIHSDLLDVKEKGQRSVGVTDLSRMVNEKDIRIADYITFMKEEDLKEYRRLRNQLQTQTAEWTLLSSNEETKKTMETFIKNNKAIDEMFSKEIAPAVVRLDEGIYTAAREKISGLRQENNRILETLRKETSSEQAVIVKKAERFITLSQTLTVGMIIFTTILSYLIIHRTGTRMKRDIEELLAITQSVAEGNLTKNVPSTNGRDEIHLLGESISKMVQELKELVQGIERGTGNVQGNSKKMVDLADSIKESSMGVSTSMEGLTAGSTQQAASTTDLSGHYRTFSNRMGLVAEEFNALKTLSLSIQTITGQSGLSMMKNAEQMEKVYVKIGETTNLMKELQVRMDSISRLSHFIKEVATRTDILSLNASIEAARVGESGRGFQVVAGEIRQLSHHIHESLAEMDRDIKGVRHITQHVSASLDAGFEEVSIAKTLTDQVGQDAERVMALVTGMGEGIGGISAGMKRLNEYKDEMAISVSMLSELCHTFDEGARDTHSSIQVQHNLIDTMYDQSDRVNEEVLILQRLVDRFQM, encoded by the coding sequence ATGCGCAAGATTCTCTTCACCATGATGATCAACTCCCTGTTATTTCTGCTGTGTGTGGGGGTCTGCCTTGTGACCATTTATAAAATTCATTCCGACCTTCTTGATGTAAAAGAGAAGGGGCAACGTTCTGTCGGAGTGACGGATCTTTCCCGAATGGTGAACGAGAAAGATATCCGGATTGCGGATTATATTACCTTTATGAAGGAAGAGGACCTCAAGGAATATCGCAGGTTAAGGAATCAACTCCAAACGCAAACTGCGGAATGGACCCTGTTATCCTCTAACGAAGAGACCAAAAAAACCATGGAAACGTTCATTAAGAATAATAAGGCGATCGATGAGATGTTTTCAAAAGAAATCGCCCCAGCCGTCGTCAGGCTGGATGAGGGTATTTATACCGCCGCTAGAGAAAAGATATCAGGGCTGAGACAAGAAAACAACCGGATCCTTGAAACATTAAGAAAGGAAACCTCCAGTGAACAAGCAGTGATCGTAAAAAAGGCTGAGCGCTTCATTACACTTAGTCAGACACTGACAGTGGGGATGATCATCTTCACAACCATATTGAGCTATTTGATCATACATAGAACTGGAACGAGAATGAAACGTGACATAGAAGAATTATTGGCTATCACCCAATCGGTGGCAGAGGGCAATCTTACGAAAAATGTCCCCTCTACTAATGGCAGAGATGAAATTCATCTTCTCGGTGAATCAATCAGCAAGATGGTACAGGAACTGAAAGAACTTGTACAGGGAATCGAGCGGGGAACGGGGAATGTCCAGGGGAATAGCAAAAAGATGGTAGATCTGGCTGATAGCATCAAGGAATCAAGCATGGGGGTATCGACCTCCATGGAAGGGCTAACGGCTGGATCAACCCAACAAGCGGCTTCCACAACCGACCTTTCCGGTCATTACCGAACATTCAGCAACAGAATGGGACTGGTGGCAGAAGAATTCAATGCATTGAAGACTCTATCTCTATCGATTCAAACGATAACCGGTCAGTCGGGTCTCTCCATGATGAAAAATGCCGAACAGATGGAAAAAGTATATGTGAAAATAGGAGAAACAACCAACCTGATGAAGGAACTACAGGTACGGATGGATTCAATCAGCCGTCTCAGCCATTTTATAAAAGAAGTAGCCACCCGTACGGACATTCTCTCCTTAAATGCATCCATAGAAGCAGCGAGGGTGGGTGAGTCAGGACGGGGGTTCCAGGTCGTTGCCGGGGAAATACGTCAGCTCTCCCATCACATACATGAATCATTGGCAGAAATGGATAGAGATATTAAAGGTGTCCGACACATCACACAACATGTGTCGGCAAGTCTTGACGCAGGATTTGAAGAAGTGAGCATCGCAAAGACACTGACAGATCAGGTTGGCCAGGATGCTGAGAGGGTAATGGCCCTTGTGACGGGTATGGGGGAGGGGATAGGGGGAATTTCTGCAGGAATGAAACGGTTGAATGAATACAAGGATGAGATGGCCATTTCCGTTTCCATGCTTTCAGAACTCTGCCATACATTCGATGAAGGGGCAAGAGACACCCACTCTTCCATACAGGTGCAGCATAACCTGATCGACACCATGTATGATCAATCGGATCGGGTGAACGAAGAGGTGCTGATCCTCCAGCGGTTAGTGGATCGATTCCAGATGTAA
- a CDS encoding MFS transporter, with translation MSYKRFLGDIDLTKELTLLLLIGGMYSLSIALSNTFVNIYLWKQSGRFLDLGIYNLTVVILQPLTFILAGRWAKKVDRVIVLRIGVIFLALFYISVLSFGSLAEHYLVVLGALLGIGYGFYWLAFNVLTFEITEPETRDFFNGFLGILTSAGGIIGPMLAGFIISRFDSFQGYTIVFGLSLFLFAVAVVLSFFLKRRPADGQYLFWRIFQERGNDPNWRRITNAHFFQGIREGTFIFAISVFVYISTGSEFALGTFGLVNSGIAFISYYIASRVIKKEFRKKAILIGGILLYLAVFLIVFDVTYTRLLIYAGLIAIAYPILLVPYISMTYDVIGTGWKAAEMRIEYIVVRELFLNGGRIISVLAFIAAVTLFDQDVSIPILLLLLGAGHSVIYFFIRKIQFQQS, from the coding sequence ATGAGCTATAAACGATTTTTAGGTGATATTGATTTAACGAAAGAATTGACGCTGCTCTTATTGATCGGCGGCATGTACTCATTGAGCATCGCCTTGTCGAATACGTTCGTCAATATTTATCTGTGGAAGCAATCGGGTCGATTTCTCGACCTCGGGATCTACAATCTGACTGTCGTCATCCTTCAGCCACTGACATTCATCCTGGCAGGAAGGTGGGCCAAGAAGGTCGACCGGGTGATCGTCCTTCGAATCGGCGTCATATTCCTTGCGCTTTTCTATATTTCGGTCCTGTCGTTCGGTTCCCTGGCTGAGCATTACCTAGTTGTCCTAGGTGCACTGCTTGGAATCGGGTATGGGTTCTACTGGCTTGCCTTCAACGTGCTCACATTCGAGATCACCGAGCCGGAGACGAGGGATTTCTTTAATGGATTCCTCGGGATCCTGACTTCTGCAGGTGGAATCATCGGACCGATGCTTGCGGGATTCATCATTTCTCGATTTGATTCATTCCAGGGCTATACCATCGTCTTCGGGCTTTCACTGTTCCTGTTTGCGGTGGCGGTCGTACTGAGCTTTTTCCTGAAAAGGAGACCGGCAGACGGACAGTATCTGTTCTGGAGGATTTTTCAGGAAAGGGGCAATGATCCGAACTGGCGGAGGATCACGAATGCCCATTTCTTTCAGGGAATCCGGGAAGGGACGTTTATATTTGCCATTTCCGTCTTTGTTTACATCAGTACAGGAAGTGAATTCGCACTGGGGACATTCGGATTGGTCAACTCCGGCATCGCCTTCATCAGCTACTACATCGCCTCGAGGGTCATTAAAAAGGAATTCAGGAAAAAAGCGATATTGATCGGCGGTATCCTTCTCTATCTCGCTGTTTTCTTGATCGTCTTTGATGTGACGTACACACGCCTCCTGATTTATGCTGGCTTGATCGCTATTGCTTATCCCATCCTGCTCGTCCCCTATATCTCCATGACTTATGACGTCATCGGTACCGGCTGGAAGGCGGCTGAAATGCGTATTGAGTACATCGTCGTCCGTGAGCTGTTCTTGAACGGTGGGAGGATTATTTCAGTCCTTGCTTTCATCGCAGCTGTGACCCTATTCGACCAGGACGTGAGTATCCCGATCCTCCTATTGCTGCTTGGTGCCGGGCACAGTGTAATTTACTTTTTCATCCGGAAGATTCAATTCCAGCAGTCCTAG
- the pstB gene encoding phosphate ABC transporter ATP-binding protein PstB, protein MALATAAKTAFDINDLNLWYGKNHALKNITFPIYDQDVTAIIGPSGCGKSTFIKTLNLMNQSVPGIKMSGEINYDGVNILSDKVDLVDLRKKVGMVFQKGNPFPQSIYNNITFGPKVHGVKKKAELDEIVETTLKNVALWDEVKDRLDAPAMGLSGGQQQRLCIARALATKPEILLMDEPTSALDPISTVKIEELISELKKKYTIVIVTHNMQQAARVSDKTAFFLLGDLIELDETDKIFSNPEDKRTEDYVSGRFG, encoded by the coding sequence ATGGCTTTAGCAACAGCTGCCAAGACGGCATTTGACATCAACGATCTGAACCTGTGGTACGGGAAGAATCACGCACTGAAAAATATCACCTTCCCGATTTATGATCAAGATGTAACAGCGATCATCGGACCGTCGGGGTGCGGAAAATCGACGTTCATCAAGACGTTGAATCTGATGAATCAGTCGGTCCCGGGCATCAAGATGTCAGGGGAGATCAATTACGATGGTGTGAACATCCTGTCAGACAAAGTCGACCTTGTCGACCTTCGCAAAAAGGTGGGGATGGTCTTTCAGAAAGGGAATCCATTTCCTCAAAGTATTTATAACAACATCACATTCGGCCCCAAGGTTCACGGTGTTAAAAAGAAGGCGGAGCTTGATGAAATTGTGGAAACGACCTTGAAAAATGTCGCACTCTGGGACGAAGTAAAGGATCGGTTGGATGCTCCGGCCATGGGGCTATCCGGTGGTCAACAGCAAAGGCTCTGCATCGCAAGGGCGCTTGCGACAAAACCTGAGATCCTTCTCATGGATGAACCGACGTCGGCCCTTGATCCGATTTCAACGGTCAAGATCGAGGAGCTCATATCTGAACTCAAGAAGAAATACACCATTGTCATTGTCACCCACAACATGCAGCAGGCTGCCAGGGTGTCTGATAAAACGGCTTTCTTCCTTCTTGGAGATCTTATTGAACTAGATGAGACGGATAAGATATTCTCCAATCCCGAAGATAAGCGTACAGAGGATTATGTTTCAGGACGATTTGGGTAA
- the pstB gene encoding phosphate ABC transporter ATP-binding protein PstB, whose product MTIEMQARPVGKTFNPGNDTILDVQNLDFFYGDNHAVKDINMKIEKNAVTALIGPSGCGKSTFLRTINRMNDLVPIARAEGKIIYEDVNLLDKNIDVVALRKEIGMVFQKPNPFNKSIYENITHGLTFSGIKKKAVLEEIVEESLTKAALWDEVKDRLHTSAHALSGGQQQRLCIARTIAMKPTVMLLDEPCSALDPISNAKIEELIADLKKDYSIVIVTHNMGQASRVSDKTAFFYNGDLIEFDQTEKIFTNPSEKRTEEYISGRFS is encoded by the coding sequence ATGACGATTGAAATGCAAGCTAGACCCGTTGGAAAAACCTTCAACCCTGGAAATGATACGATTTTGGACGTTCAAAATCTTGACTTTTTCTACGGTGACAATCATGCCGTCAAGGACATCAACATGAAAATCGAGAAAAATGCTGTCACGGCACTGATTGGCCCTTCCGGATGCGGTAAATCGACGTTTCTGCGCACCATCAACAGAATGAACGATCTTGTCCCGATTGCAAGGGCGGAAGGCAAAATCATATATGAAGATGTCAACCTACTTGATAAGAATATTGACGTCGTAGCCCTTCGCAAAGAAATCGGTATGGTATTCCAGAAGCCGAATCCATTCAATAAATCGATTTATGAAAACATTACCCACGGCCTGACTTTCTCTGGCATCAAAAAGAAAGCTGTACTGGAAGAAATCGTAGAGGAAAGCTTGACCAAGGCCGCTCTCTGGGATGAAGTAAAGGACCGCCTTCACACATCGGCACACGCTCTCTCAGGAGGACAGCAACAACGTCTCTGTATCGCGAGGACCATTGCCATGAAGCCAACGGTCATGCTTTTAGATGAACCATGCTCGGCGCTTGATCCGATTTCAAACGCCAAGATCGAAGAATTGATAGCCGACTTGAAGAAGGATTATTCTATCGTAATCGTCACCCATAACATGGGGCAGGCGTCACGTGTGTCGGACAAAACAGCTTTCTTCTACAATGGAGACCTGATCGAATTTGATCAAACCGAGAAAATTTTCACCAATCCTTCAGAGAAAAGGACGGAAGAATACATTTCCGGTCGTTTCAGTTAA
- a CDS encoding peptidoglycan D,D-transpeptidase FtsI family protein: MNMLFFSVFLLFSMLVLRLGVVQIVNGESYKSEVERTEDVVVNTGVPRGKIYDRYGNVIVDNVPLNAITYTRTNTTTTEEMIDVATKLSEFIDKDPESVTVRDKKDYWIIKNSDEAEGLVSASEIKKLQADEELSEDDVNAKVYKMRLDRITDDKLESLSKKDLEIIAIYREFAGGYALNPQIVKNEDVTPDEFAKVSEHLNELPGVNTTTDWKRSYVFDDTLRTILGNVSSAREGLPKNLVDAYLAEGYNRNDRVGKSYLELQYEDLLQGQKEQMKNITKNGSIIESLLVQEGQRGKDVVLTIDMELQREVEKIIEDELTKQIQDRGASPNLDRAYVVMINPNTGEILSMAGKQYMKNEETGKYEMRDAALGTFTSSYEVGSVVKGATVLTGYMTGNLTPGETLIDEPLKIKGTPPKSSWFNKYGQMPITDLFALEKSSNSYMWKVALRIAGGRYVPNQPIVNNPEAFDTFRTHFAQFGLGVPTGIDLPGESPGLKGTATDPGFLLDYAIGQFDTYTTMQLAQYVSTIANDGYRVQPHMMKEIREPTNDKKSLGSVLFEDETKVLNRIDATQDQIEHVQKGFYRVYHNPDGTAYNEFKDAPYNAAGKSGTAETYVDGKLNYNTTIIGYAPFDNPEVAYATVVPSSHIQAGGVSDPYTNKKIAKRVMDKYFELKKERAKTVGDTNTVDKKVENAKDAEKQQEKIREESN; encoded by the coding sequence ATGAATATGCTGTTTTTTTCTGTTTTTCTGTTGTTCTCCATGCTGGTGCTCCGATTGGGCGTAGTCCAGATCGTGAATGGGGAAAGCTACAAGAGTGAAGTGGAACGGACCGAGGATGTGGTAGTGAATACCGGTGTTCCTCGTGGGAAAATTTATGATCGATATGGCAATGTCATCGTGGATAATGTCCCGTTGAATGCCATCACATATACGAGGACGAATACAACAACGACGGAAGAGATGATCGACGTCGCCACCAAGCTTTCAGAGTTTATTGACAAAGACCCGGAAAGTGTGACGGTCAGGGATAAAAAGGATTATTGGATCATCAAAAATAGCGACGAAGCAGAGGGATTGGTATCCGCTTCTGAAATCAAGAAGCTTCAGGCGGATGAAGAACTCTCTGAAGATGATGTGAATGCCAAGGTATACAAGATGAGGCTGGACCGCATCACCGACGACAAACTTGAATCCCTATCAAAAAAGGATCTTGAGATCATTGCCATCTACCGGGAGTTTGCCGGCGGCTACGCCTTGAATCCACAGATCGTGAAAAATGAAGACGTGACGCCCGATGAGTTTGCCAAGGTGAGTGAGCACCTGAACGAACTGCCCGGAGTGAATACGACCACGGATTGGAAGCGGTCCTATGTATTCGATGATACGCTGAGAACCATCCTTGGGAACGTATCCTCTGCCAGGGAAGGTCTTCCGAAAAATCTCGTCGATGCGTACCTTGCAGAAGGATATAATCGAAACGACCGGGTAGGGAAAAGCTATCTGGAACTTCAATATGAGGACCTGCTCCAAGGTCAAAAAGAGCAGATGAAGAACATTACGAAAAACGGAAGCATCATCGAATCCCTCCTTGTCCAGGAAGGGCAGCGTGGAAAGGATGTCGTCCTTACCATCGACATGGAGCTTCAACGAGAAGTGGAAAAAATCATAGAAGATGAGCTTACGAAACAAATACAGGATCGGGGGGCATCCCCGAACCTCGACCGTGCCTATGTGGTGATGATCAATCCGAATACAGGTGAGATCCTCTCCATGGCAGGAAAGCAATATATGAAGAATGAAGAGACGGGCAAGTATGAGATGAGGGATGCGGCACTCGGTACCTTCACCTCCTCCTACGAGGTCGGCTCCGTCGTGAAAGGGGCCACGGTCCTGACGGGTTATATGACGGGGAACCTGACACCGGGTGAAACCTTGATCGATGAACCCCTGAAGATCAAAGGCACGCCTCCGAAATCATCCTGGTTCAACAAATATGGCCAGATGCCGATCACCGATCTGTTCGCATTGGAAAAGTCATCAAACTCCTATATGTGGAAAGTGGCCCTGCGGATTGCAGGGGGACGTTACGTACCGAATCAGCCGATCGTGAATAATCCTGAGGCATTCGATACCTTCCGCACGCATTTCGCCCAATTCGGTCTCGGTGTGCCGACTGGCATCGACCTTCCTGGTGAGTCTCCGGGTCTGAAAGGTACAGCAACAGACCCAGGGTTCCTCCTTGATTACGCAATCGGGCAGTTCGATACCTACACGACCATGCAGCTCGCTCAGTATGTGTCGACGATCGCCAATGACGGGTACAGGGTTCAGCCCCATATGATGAAGGAAATCCGGGAGCCGACCAATGATAAGAAGAGTCTCGGTTCCGTCCTGTTCGAAGACGAGACGAAGGTACTGAACAGAATCGATGCCACACAAGATCAGATTGAACACGTCCAAAAAGGATTCTACCGCGTTTATCATAACCCAGATGGAACGGCCTACAATGAGTTCAAGGACGCCCCGTATAATGCGGCAGGTAAATCAGGTACCGCCGAAACGTACGTGGACGGCAAGCTGAATTACAATACGACGATCATTGGATACGCGCCGTTTGACAACCCGGAAGTGGCCTATGCAACCGTCGTCCCATCCTCCCACATCCAAGCTGGTGGGGTGAGTGATCCCTATACGAACAAAAAGATCGCCAAGCGGGTCATGGACAAATATTTCGAGTTGAAGAAGGAACGTGCGAAGACCGTGGGTGATACAAACACCGTGGATAAAAAAGTCGAGAATGCAAAAGATGCAGAAAAGCAGCAGGAAAAAATAAGGGAAGAGAGCAACTGA
- the sodA gene encoding superoxide dismutase SodA, with protein MAYELPQLPYAYDALEPHIDKETMNIHHTKHHNTYVTKLNDALQGHDDLLSKSVEELVANLDAVPEGARTAVRNNGGGHANHSLFWTLLSPNGGGTPSGELADAITSKFGSFDKFKEEFAAAGAGRFGSGWAWLVVNNGELEVTSTPNQDSPLMEGKTPVLGLDVWEHAYYLNYQNRRPDYISAFWNVVNWDEVAKLYSAAK; from the coding sequence ATGGCTTACGAATTACCACAACTGCCTTACGCGTATGACGCATTGGAACCTCATATCGACAAGGAAACAATGAATATCCACCATACGAAGCACCATAACACATATGTAACAAAATTGAATGATGCCCTTCAAGGTCACGACGACCTTCTCAGCAAATCTGTCGAGGAGCTTGTAGCGAATCTTGATGCCGTTCCTGAAGGTGCACGTACTGCTGTGCGCAACAACGGTGGCGGTCATGCCAACCACTCTCTATTCTGGACGCTTCTTTCACCTAATGGCGGAGGCACTCCATCAGGCGAACTGGCTGATGCCATCACATCTAAATTCGGTAGCTTCGACAAATTCAAAGAAGAATTCGCAGCTGCAGGTGCAGGTCGATTCGGTTCAGGATGGGCTTGGCTTGTTGTGAACAACGGAGAATTGGAAGTTACAAGCACACCGAATCAGGACTCTCCTCTAATGGAAGGCAAAACGCCGGTCCTTGGTCTTGATGTTTGGGAGCATGCTTACTACCTCAATTACCAAAACCGTCGTCCTGACTATATCTCAGCGTTCTGGAACGTAGTCAACTGGGACGAAGTGGCTAAGCTTTACAGCGCTGCTAAATAA
- a CDS encoding phosphate ABC transporter substrate-binding protein → MKNFKKVGLLTVLAAAVTFSAACGNGSSTDEGKSDDKASGSIVISGSSAMQPLVAAAAEEFMAENPEADIQVNAGGSGTGLSQVAEGSVQIGNSDVFAEEKEGIPADELVDHKVAVVGMTAAVNPNVGVKDISKEDLKKVFTGEIKNWKELGGKDQKITLVNRPDSSGTRATFVKYALDGENPAEGITEDSTNTVKKIISETDGAIGYMAFSYFTDDKVQALSVDGVEPTDENVQKGDFPIWAYEHSYTKGEPDGLAKTFLDYMMSDDVQGGLVKDQGYISSSDMKVERDAEGKVTKK, encoded by the coding sequence ATGAAGAACTTCAAGAAAGTAGGACTGCTTACAGTACTAGCAGCAGCTGTCACATTCTCGGCGGCGTGCGGAAATGGAAGCAGCACCGACGAAGGAAAAAGTGATGACAAAGCATCAGGTTCCATCGTCATTTCAGGTTCTTCTGCCATGCAACCACTAGTTGCAGCAGCAGCTGAAGAATTCATGGCTGAAAATCCAGAAGCCGATATCCAAGTGAATGCCGGTGGATCTGGAACAGGACTATCCCAGGTAGCAGAAGGTTCAGTCCAAATCGGTAACTCCGATGTGTTCGCCGAAGAAAAAGAAGGAATTCCAGCCGACGAGCTAGTTGATCATAAAGTCGCTGTAGTTGGAATGACGGCTGCGGTGAATCCGAACGTTGGAGTCAAAGACATTTCCAAAGAAGACTTGAAGAAAGTATTCACGGGAGAAATCAAGAACTGGAAAGAGCTTGGCGGTAAAGATCAGAAGATCACCCTCGTCAACCGTCCTGATTCTTCAGGTACCCGTGCCACTTTTGTAAAATATGCACTTGATGGAGAAAACCCTGCTGAAGGAATCACAGAGGACTCCACAAATACTGTCAAGAAAATCATCAGTGAGACCGACGGAGCCATCGGTTACATGGCATTCTCTTACTTCACGGATGACAAGGTACAAGCACTTTCAGTAGATGGTGTAGAACCGACTGATGAAAACGTGCAAAAAGGCGACTTCCCGATCTGGGCTTACGAGCATTCGTATACAAAGGGAGAGCCTGATGGTCTGGCAAAAACATTCCTTGATTATATGATGAGCGACGATGTCCAAGGCGGTCTAGTCAAAGATCAAGGGTATATCTCCTCTTCTGACATGAAAGTGGAACGCGATGCAGAAGGGAAAGTCACCAAGAAGTAA
- the phoU gene encoding phosphate signaling complex protein PhoU — MVSRSNFDLNLKELKDKLFAMATEASQSLHASIEALKTQDIEKAKEIIAHDKEINRMDNSINQQAILLIAKESPVATDLRKIISALRISSEIERIGDLATNIAKSTLHIGDQKLIKPIEEIPKMLGIAEEMLEGALEAFREEDAALAKKVADRDDEVDEMYGKLVTELMTYIPNYPNEISQITQLAFTCRYIERVGDHVTNICENVIFLVTGERFDLNN; from the coding sequence ATGGTAAGCAGAAGTAATTTTGATTTGAACCTCAAGGAATTGAAGGATAAATTATTCGCCATGGCTACTGAGGCAAGCCAGTCCCTCCATGCGTCAATCGAAGCATTGAAAACGCAGGATATCGAGAAGGCCAAGGAAATCATCGCGCACGATAAAGAAATCAACCGCATGGATAACAGCATCAATCAGCAAGCTATCCTATTGATTGCAAAAGAATCTCCGGTTGCAACTGATCTGAGGAAGATCATCTCTGCACTGAGGATTTCTTCTGAGATTGAACGCATCGGTGATTTGGCCACGAATATTGCCAAATCGACGCTCCATATCGGTGATCAAAAATTGATCAAACCGATAGAGGAAATCCCGAAGATGCTCGGAATCGCCGAAGAAATGCTGGAAGGGGCGCTTGAAGCGTTCAGGGAAGAAGATGCAGCATTGGCAAAGAAAGTAGCTGATCGCGATGATGAGGTGGATGAGATGTATGGCAAGCTTGTAACCGAGCTCATGACCTATATTCCAAACTACCCAAATGAAATCAGCCAGATCACGCAGCTTGCCTTCACCTGCCGGTATATTGAAAGAGTGGGGGACCACGTAACGAATATTTGTGAAAATGTCATTTTCCTCGTGACTGGGGAGCGTTTTGACCTCAATAATTGA
- the pstA gene encoding phosphate ABC transporter permease PstA, with protein sequence MNSKQADKLATGVFVGIAALIIALLVALFAYILAKGVPYITWDFLTTPSSTVREGSGIRDQLFNSVYILFITMLITVPLGVGGGIYMAEYAKPGKITNTIRSCIEVLASLPSIVIGMFGLLVFVNITGWGYTIIGGALALTVFNLPVMVRVSEDAIRGVPRELKEASLALGITNWHTIKTVMIPGAFPSILTGAILASGRVFGEAAALLFTAGLSTPRLNYGDLNPLSPTSPLNVFRPAETLAVHIWSINTQGIIPDVAEKAAGASAVLIIVVLIFNLGARILGSYIHKKITATK encoded by the coding sequence ATGAACAGCAAACAAGCAGATAAACTGGCAACAGGCGTATTCGTCGGAATTGCAGCACTCATCATTGCCCTGCTGGTTGCCCTATTCGCCTATATCCTTGCCAAGGGTGTCCCGTATATCACATGGGACTTCCTCACGACACCATCAAGCACAGTACGTGAAGGGAGTGGGATCCGTGATCAGCTATTCAATTCCGTTTACATCCTGTTTATCACGATGTTGATCACCGTCCCCCTCGGAGTAGGCGGTGGGATCTACATGGCTGAATATGCAAAACCGGGTAAGATCACCAACACCATCCGTTCATGTATTGAAGTACTTGCATCGCTCCCATCCATCGTCATCGGGATGTTCGGTCTATTGGTATTCGTAAATATCACCGGATGGGGGTACACCATCATCGGGGGTGCCCTGGCTCTGACCGTTTTCAACCTGCCTGTCATGGTAAGGGTAAGTGAGGATGCCATCCGTGGCGTTCCGCGTGAACTGAAAGAAGCAAGCCTGGCACTTGGTATCACGAACTGGCATACAATCAAGACCGTCATGATCCCGGGTGCGTTCCCATCGATCCTGACGGGTGCGATCTTGGCATCGGGACGCGTATTCGGTGAAGCGGCGGCCTTGTTATTCACAGCCGGATTATCGACGCCGCGACTGAATTATGGAGACTTGAATCCATTGTCGCCGACTTCTCCACTAAATGTTTTCAGGCCGGCTGAAACACTCGCCGTCCACATCTGGTCTATCAATACACAGGGAATCATTCCTGACGTAGCAGAAAAAGCAGCAGGCGCATCGGCAGTCCTGATCATTGTCGTTCTGATCTTCAATCTCGGCGCAAGGATCCTTGGAAGCTATATTCATAAAAAAATAACGGCGACTAAATAA
- the pstC gene encoding phosphate ABC transporter permease subunit PstC, which yields MSGEFKGKFLVTLSAVIMIVATISITIFLTTKGLQSFIKNGVSPIEFLTSTKWNPTGENPLYGAFPFIFGSFAVTILAAIVAAPLGIGAAIFMTDIAPSWGRKIMQPIVELLVGIPSVVYGFIGLTVLVPFIRGTFSGMGFSLLAGTIVLAVMILPTITTIATDAMSSLPKNLREGSYALGATRWQTIRKVLIPAALPTLLTAVVLGMARAFGEALAVQMVIGNTRDLPSSLLDASATLTTIITLNMGHTTYGSVENNTLWSMGLILLIMSFLFILLIRYLSSRRKI from the coding sequence ATGAGCGGGGAATTCAAAGGGAAATTTCTTGTCACACTCAGTGCCGTCATCATGATTGTGGCGACCATCTCCATCACGATTTTCTTAACCACAAAAGGGTTGCAATCATTCATAAAAAATGGTGTAAGCCCCATTGAGTTCTTAACCAGTACAAAATGGAATCCCACAGGGGAAAACCCCTTATACGGTGCTTTTCCGTTCATATTTGGATCATTCGCTGTCACGATCTTGGCCGCCATTGTGGCCGCTCCACTCGGAATAGGTGCCGCCATCTTCATGACGGATATTGCCCCGTCATGGGGACGCAAGATCATGCAGCCGATCGTGGAACTTCTCGTCGGGATTCCTTCCGTCGTTTATGGATTTATAGGGCTTACAGTATTGGTCCCATTCATCAGGGGGACTTTCTCCGGCATGGGATTCTCATTATTGGCAGGGACCATCGTCCTTGCCGTCATGATCCTGCCGACCATTACGACCATCGCAACAGATGCCATGAGCTCACTGCCTAAAAACCTTCGTGAAGGTTCATATGCCCTCGGTGCGACGCGCTGGCAGACGATCAGGAAGGTGTTGATCCCTGCTGCGTTGCCGACGCTTTTGACGGCGGTGGTACTAGGTATGGCCAGGGCGTTCGGTGAAGCCCTTGCTGTGCAGATGGTCATCGGTAATACACGTGATCTGCCATCCAGCCTTCTGGATGCCTCTGCGACATTGACGACGATCATTACGCTGAATATGGGACATACCACTTACGGAAGCGTAGAGAACAATACGCTATGGTCCATGGGACTAATACTTCTGATCATGTCCTTCCTATTTATCCTATTGATCCGTTATCTCTCTTCAAGGAGGAAAATCTAA